In a genomic window of Penaeus vannamei isolate JL-2024 chromosome 10, ASM4276789v1, whole genome shotgun sequence:
- the LOC113818450 gene encoding small integral membrane protein 12, with protein MWPLVMNVLRAYAPYITLPAAAVIGFVGYNIEKHFRTPPPNRPSIEEQRNERLLKELLEAKEAAPAPLSEKTFVPKTIFEKNLSPSLVKEE; from the exons ATGTGGCCGTTGGTGATGAATGTGCTGAGGGCGTATGCGCCCTACATCACTTTGCCTGCAGCAGCGGTCATAGGGTTTGTGGG GTACAACATCGAAAAGCACTTTCGCACCCCTCCACCCAATCGCCCGTCTATTGAAGAGCAGCGGAATGAGAGGCTTTTGAAGGAACTCCTGGAAGCTAAGGAAGCAGCACCTGCACCTCTCAGTGAAAAGACCTTTGTTCCAAAGACGATATTTGAGAAAAATTTGTCACCTTCTTTAGTGAAAGAGGAATAA